CGCCGACCTATTTGCCGACCTTCAGTCTCGTGCTCTCCAGCGCCCTCGCGCTCGACTACACGGCGCTCGTCGGCCCGGCGGAGTCCGGCGCGACCGATCGTGACAGCGATGCGCACCCCGTCGCCGTCCCCGTCGATCGCATCCTCGCTTCCTTCCGGTGATCCTTTCCGTTGTCATCCCGACCTGCAACCGGCCCGACACTCTCGCGGCCGCGCTGGATCGGCTCGCGCCCGGCGCGCAGACGCTGCCCGCCGCCGACTACGAGGTGATCGTGACTGACGACAGCAGCTCCGCCGCGACGGAGACGCTCGTCCGCACCCGCTTTCCCTGGGCGCGCTGGACGCGCGGTCCGCAACGCGGCCCGTCGGCCAACCGCAATCACGGCGCCCGCCTCGCCTGCTGCGCCTGGCTGGCGTTCACCGACGACGATTGCCTGCCCGACGCCGGCTGGCTGTCGGCCTTCGTGAGCGAAACCCGCGACACGACGATCGCCGCGCTGGAAGGCCGGACCTGGTGCGGCGAACGGAACATGGGGTCGCTGCGCTTCGCGCCGGGCAACGAGTCCGGCGGGCGACTCTGGTCCTGCAACTTTGCCATCCGCGCCGAAACGTTCCACGCCTTGTCCGGCTTCGACGAAGGATTTCCCTTCGCGCACCTCGAGGACGTGGACTTCCACCACCGTCTGAAAGCAGCCGGCCATCGCGTCCGCTTCGTTCCCGCCGCCGCCGTGGAACATCCGCCACGCGCACTCGGCCCGGTCTGGCGTTCGGCGCTCGCGCACGAATCGTCGTTCTATTTCGCGCACAAGCACCGGCTGCCGCTCGCGCGCTGCGGCATGGGTCTCGATTTTTTTCTCCGCGCCCGGCTCAAGCAATGGGCCGGCAGCCGCAACGCCTCCGAGGCCGCGCGCTTTCTCGGTCGCTGGATCGCGGAAACCGGCGTGATCGCACTCATGACGCCGGTCTGGCTGTGGCGTCATCGCCGGCGATGAGCATCGTCTACGTCAACTCCACGCTCCGCGCGCGCCGAGCCATGTCGAACGACGGCTCGACCAGCCCCCTTCACTACTGGGGCTACGCGCCGCACCCCGGCGACGCGCTGCTGATGCATCGGCTGAACCGCTGGGAAATCCATCTCCGCCACCGTCTCGGCGGCCTCGACCCCTCGATCCTCGCCGCGACCCTCTGGCGGCTGGGCCGCAACGCCACCGGCACCTACGTGGTCTCGCAGCCCGACCTGTGGCAGGTCTTCCCGCTGCTCAAGGAACTCTTTCCGCGCCGGCCGCTCGCGACCTGGGTCTGGATGGATTGGGAAGTCGATCTCCAGTTTGACCGCCTGCGCACCTGCGACCATGTCTTCTGCCTGACGCCCGGCGCCAAGCAACGGCTCGATGAGCGCGGCATGTCCGCGCGATCGAGCTTCGTGCTCTGGGGCTGCGATCCGGCCTACTACCGCGCTACCGCTCCGGTGCCGGCCGAGGCCGACGTGATCATCAGCGGTATGTCCCAGCGCGACACGGCCCTGGCCCGCGCCGCGCTGGATACGGCCCGGTATCGAGTGCTGCTGACGCCCGTCACTGCACAAATCGTCGGCCGCCCCGAGGCCGCCACGCCCATCGGCAATGACCCCGAATTGCGGCGCGCGTATCACCGCAGCCGCGTTTGCTGGATTTTGCTTCGCGCCGAAGATCGCTATCCCAGCGGCCTGACCAACCTGATCGAGAGCCTCCTGTGCGGGACCGCGGTCGTGATCGCCGATCGCACGCTCATTCCGGAGCCGTATCTGACACTGCCGGGCGTCTTCCGCTACCGCACCGGAGACTTGACCAACCTGCTCGCGCGCACCGACGAGGCGCTGGCGTGGACCCGCGAGCCGCGCGCCCGCTCCGCGATCGCCGCCGCGGCCGCGGAGCGCCTCAGTGGCCAGGAACTTTCCGCCGCCATCGCGCGAACCCTCGGTCCCGGCCACCTCCGCCGCTAAATATCTTCCGCCTGCCACCTGCATGAAATCCACCGTGAAGAACTTTCTCACCGCGCACCAGCCGCGCCTGCTTGCGCGCCTGCTGCGGTGGAAGCCCGGGTGGAATCGTGACTTGTTCGTGTTCCTCCATGCGGTCCGTCCGGGCGACACCGTCCTCGACCTCGGCGCCAACGTCGGCCTCTACACTGAAGTCTTCGCGCGCCTTGCCGGTCCGCGCGGACACGTGCACGCGTTCGAGCCGATGCCGGACACCTTCGCGCAGCTGCGCGCGCGCTTCGCCACCGAATCAGCGTGGCCCCAAGTCCACTTGCACAACGCCGCCGTCTGCGAGCGCTCCGGACCAGTCACGCTGATGCTGCCAGGCAACGACTCAGGCCAGGCGTCCATGGTGCGGCATCAAATCGCCTCGTGGCAGAGCAACGTGGTGCGCTCCTTCGCCTGCGCAGGGCATCGCTTGGATGAGTTTTTCCCCACACTGCGCACGCCCGCGCCATCCTTCATCAAGCTCGACATCGAAGGCGCGGAGCTTCTCGCGCTACGCGGCGCGCGCGACTTGCTCCGCACGCACCAACCCGTGCTGCATCTCGAAGTCTGGTCGCACTGGCTGCACGACTTCGGCCACACGCCGGCGGACCTGGCAGCCGAATGGCGTGCGCTCGGCTACGATCGCTTCGTCGCCGTCACGGATCGGCTCACGCCGCTCCCGGATCTCGAGCAGAGCTGGGCCGGGATCATCGCGTCGGGCTCGCACAACATGCTCGTGTGGTCCTCGCGCAGTCCATGGGCCGCGCGCGTCGAAGCCATTCCGTTCGCCTGAGTCGCCGCGCTCCGCCAGATGAAGATTCTCGTCTACAGCAACTGCCCGCTCGATCCCGCCCTCGGCTCGGGCAAGACGCGCGTGCGTTTCAGCGAAGGCCTTCGCACGCGCGGGCATAGCGTGCGCGTCATCGAACCCGCCACCGTGCGGCTTTGGCCGCAGCTGCGCGCGGGGCACCGCTTCCGGCTCGCGCTCGGCGCGCTGCGCCACGCCCAGCGGACGCTTGCGCAGCAGCCGTGGGACATGGTCGTCATCCAAGGCGGCGAATTCGGCTGGCTGGCCCGCTGGCTGGCGCGCCGCTCGCCGCGACCGCGGCTGGTGCACTACACCGACGGCTGCGAACTGCTGGCCGGTGAAAGCACGTCCCCCCGTCCTTTTCTCTTCCGCCTGCATCGCGCGCTGGACCGTGCGGCCTTTCGTTGGGTGGACGGCTGCATATCGGTCAGCGGTCAGGACTGCCGCTATCTGGTCGAAACCCGCTGCCTGCCGGCGGTGCGTGTCCGTTGCGTGCCTCCAGGCTTGGACGAGGAATTTCTGGTGCACCCCGCGCCAGGACCGCGCGCACCGCGACTCGTTTTCCTGGGTTCGTGGATCGACCGCAAGGGCATCGCCGAACTCGTGCCGTCCGCCACCGCCTTGCTCACGCAATACCCCCAACTCGAACTCGACCTCCTCGGCACGGCCCGCAGCGAGGCGGAGTTGCGTGAGTGCTTCCCGGCGCTCGTGCGACCGCGAGTCCACGG
This window of the Candidatus Didemnitutus sp. genome carries:
- a CDS encoding glycosyltransferase, encoding MILSVVIPTCNRPDTLAAALDRLAPGAQTLPAADYEVIVTDDSSSAATETLVRTRFPWARWTRGPQRGPSANRNHGARLACCAWLAFTDDDCLPDAGWLSAFVSETRDTTIAALEGRTWCGERNMGSLRFAPGNESGGRLWSCNFAIRAETFHALSGFDEGFPFAHLEDVDFHHRLKAAGHRVRFVPAAAVEHPPRALGPVWRSALAHESSFYFAHKHRLPLARCGMGLDFFLRARLKQWAGSRNASEAARFLGRWIAETGVIALMTPVWLWRHRRR
- a CDS encoding FkbM family methyltransferase, translated to MKSTVKNFLTAHQPRLLARLLRWKPGWNRDLFVFLHAVRPGDTVLDLGANVGLYTEVFARLAGPRGHVHAFEPMPDTFAQLRARFATESAWPQVHLHNAAVCERSGPVTLMLPGNDSGQASMVRHQIASWQSNVVRSFACAGHRLDEFFPTLRTPAPSFIKLDIEGAELLALRGARDLLRTHQPVLHLEVWSHWLHDFGHTPADLAAEWRALGYDRFVAVTDRLTPLPDLEQSWAGIIASGSHNMLVWSSRSPWAARVEAIPFA
- a CDS encoding glycosyltransferase family 4 protein; translated protein: MKILVYSNCPLDPALGSGKTRVRFSEGLRTRGHSVRVIEPATVRLWPQLRAGHRFRLALGALRHAQRTLAQQPWDMVVIQGGEFGWLARWLARRSPRPRLVHYTDGCELLAGESTSPRPFLFRLHRALDRAAFRWVDGCISVSGQDCRYLVETRCLPAVRVRCVPPGLDEEFLVHPAPGPRAPRLVFLGSWIDRKGIAELVPSATALLTQYPQLELDLLGTARSEAELRECFPALVRPRVHGAGLLSTAELARRLTRASIFVLPARYEGFGMATAEAMACGCAVVTTPTGFGADLQDGVNALRVPFQSPDALTRALARLTTDDGLRHRLAIAGWQTVQTFAWSQRIDQLETIYREWHQFPP